A portion of the Anoxybacillus gonensis genome contains these proteins:
- a CDS encoding DUF1146 family protein yields the protein METFGQEALISLLSHVFFITVTWWTLQAVRLEVIFKPNRIVQARVFYILITIAIGSLVSNFFLDYLRWSRQLPFLL from the coding sequence ATGGAAACATTCGGACAAGAAGCGTTAATTAGTTTATTATCGCATGTATTTTTTATTACGGTGACGTGGTGGACGTTGCAAGCTGTTCGACTGGAAGTAATTTTTAAACCGAATCGCATCGTTCAAGCGCGCGTCTTTTACATTTTAATAACGATTGCGATCGGCTCGTTAGTGAGCAATTTCTTTTTAGATTATTTACGTTGGTCACGCCAATTGCCATTTTTACTTTAA